CCGGTTTTTCCGGCGATCCGCCGCCGGGGCCGGCAATGCCGGTGACGGCGACGGCGATCTCGGCGCGTGAGCGGAAGAGGGCGCCATGCACCATCTGCCGCGCCGTTTCCTCGGAGACCGCCCCGAAACGCGAAAGCGTTTCCGTCTGCACGCCGAGCATCTCGATCTTTGCGCTATTCGTATAGGTGACGAAGCCGCGGTCGACGACGGCGGACGAACCCGAAATCTCCGTCAGCGCCCCGGCGATCAGCCCGCCGGTGCAGGATTCGGCGGTCGAGACCATCAGCCCTGCAGCCGTGAAGTCGCGGACGATCGCCTCCGCCGTCGAAATAATATCCTGAGGAAAAAGGCTCATCATTTCTTTCCGCGATAGACGACGGTCGCCGTGGCGATCGCCGCGATGCCTTCGCGCCGGCCGACGAAGCCGATCGTCTCGTTGGTCGTCGCCTTGACCGAGCAACGCTCGATATCGATGCCGAGATAGTCCGATAGTTTCGCCCGCATGGCGTCGCGATGCGGGCCGACCTTGGGCGCCTCGGCGATCAGCGAGACGTCGGCATTCATGATCGTGCCGCCGCGCTCGCGCACGATCCGGGCGGCATGCTCGATGAAGATCCGCGAGGCCGCCCCCTTCCATTGCGGGTCGGACGGCGGGAAATGATCGCCGATATCGCCGGCGCCGCAGGTGGCGAGCAGCGCGTCCGTCAGCGCATGCAGCGCAACGTCGGCATCCGAGTGACCTTTCAGTTTCTGGTCATGCGGAATGAACACGCCGCAGAGTGTCACGCCATCGCCCGCTACGAGCTGGTGCACGTCGTAGCCGTTGCCTGTGCGCACGTCCGGAAGCAGCGAAGACGAGAGCTTGTCGTCGGCCATGGCGATATCGTTCTTGACCGTCAGCTTGACGTTGTCGTTCGTGCCCTCGACGATCGTCACCGGAATGCCCATCCATTCGGCGATCGAGGCGTCGTCGGTGAAATCGCTTCGTCCGCTCGCGGCTGCCTTCTCATGCGCCTCGAGGATCTTGTCGAAGGCGAAGGATTGCGGCGTCTGGGCCGCGTAGAGATGCTCGCGTGAAACCGTTGTCAGCACGGTGCCGGTATTGTCGGCGCGTTTCAGCGTATCGATGACCGGGATCGCCGGCAGCACCGCCGGCGCCCCGGCGTCAAGGCTCTCGGCGATGCGATCGAGAAGCGCATGATCGAAGAACGGCCGCACGGCATCATGGATCAGTACATGGCTGATGTGCTTGTCCTTGAGGTATCTGAGGCCGGCGAGCACGGATTGCTGCCGGGTCGCACCCCCATGCACCGTTTCGATCGGCGTTGCCGAGATGATGTGGCGGAAGGCTCTCGCATACAGCGCCTCGTCATCGGGGTGAATGACGACGACGATCTCAGTTGCTGCTTCCCATGTCATGAAGTTTTCAAGCGTATGCACGATAACCGGCTTGCCGCCGATCATGCGATACTGCTTGGGGCCTTCCTTGGAGGATCCTGCGCGCTCGCCGCGGCCAGCCGCCACGATGACAATTCCAGCCGATATCGGTTGCTTAGAAGGCATTTGCAGCATAAATCCCCTAAAATATGCGGAATTGACCCGAGTGCTCTAACGTCTTGCTTTGGCCTTTTCCAGCATCTGCCCGAAAAATATCAATTCCCCTCCCAGCCCCCTTGGCAAGTCAGGGAATAATGGCTAAAAATAATGCAGTTCTATTGTGTGCCCGAAAGATAATCATTTGATTTCCCAGGACCTCGCAGCGCCTTTTCGAATCGGACCCGTGTCCGTGCGGAACCGCGTTGTACTGGCGCCGATGTCCGGCGTCACGGATATGCCCTTCCGCGAGCTTGCGTGGCGCTTCGGCGCCGGCCTCGTCGTCACCGAGATGGTGGCGAGCCGCGAACTGGTCAACGACACGGCTGAATCCTGGTCGCGGCTCAGCGCTGCGGGCTTCCGGCCGCATATGGTGCAGCTTGCCGGGCGCGAGGCGCACTGGATGGCGGAGGCGGCCAAGATCGCCGCCGATCACGGCGCCGATATCATCGACATCAACATGGGCTGTCCGGCAAAGAAAGTGATCGGCGGTTATTCCGGCTCGGCGCTGATGCGCGACCCCGACCACGCGCTCGGCCTCATCGAGGCGACGGTCAAAGCCGTCGACATTCCGGTGACGCTGAAGATGCGCCTTGGCTGGGATGAGAATTCGATCAACGCGCCTGATATCGCCCGCCGCGCCGAGGCGGCCGGCATCCAGCTTGTGACCATTCATGGGCGCACCCGCATGCAATTCTATGAAGGCCGCGCCGATTGGGATGCGATCCGCGCCGTCCGCGAAGTGGTCGCCATTCCGTTGGTCGCCAACGGCGATGTCGAAACCACAGCTGACGCGCAGGAAATATTGCGCCGCTCCGGCGCCGATGCCGTGATGATCGGCAGGGGCTGCCAGGGCAGGCCGTGGCATGCCGGCGTCATATCAGGTGCGCCCGCACCGCAATCCCCGGAGATCGCCGAGATCGCCGTCGAGCATTACCGGATGATGCTGGATTTCTACGGCGAAGCGGTGGCAATCCGCCACGCTCGCAAGCACCTTGGCTGGTATCTCCAGCGTTTCGCCCCGGCTCTGTCAGGCGCTGAAAAGGCCGAGATCATGACCTCGCGCGACCCGCGCGAGGTGGCGACGCGCCTTTACGATGCGTTGGCTGTGAATATTGTCGACAGCCGGGAGGCGGCATGATGAAGGATATGACATCTCCGTCCGATCACGCCGGCGGGACCGTCGCCATGGCCGTGCTGAACGCTATCCAGAATCCCGTCGTCATGGTCGACGAATCCGGCTTCGTCGTTTTCGCCAATTGGGAAGCCGAGGCCTTTTTCGGCGCCAGCGCCTCGCATCTGGCTCGTTACCGCATCTCGACCTTCATTCCTTTCGGCAGCCCGCTGCTTGCCCTGATCGACCAGGTGCGCGAGCGCAAGGCGCCGGTCAACGAATATCGCGTCGACCTGAGTTCGCCCCGCCTCGGCCAGGACAAGCTCGTCGATCTCTATGTCGCCCCGGTGCTTAGCGAGCCCGGCGCCGTCGTCATCGTTTTTCAGGAACGCTCGATGGCCGACAAGATCGACCGGCAGCTGACGCATCGCGCCGCCGCCCGCTCGGTGACCGGCCTTGCCTCGATGCTGGCGCATGAGATCAAGAATCCGCTCTCCGGCATACGGGGTGCTGCCCAGCTGCTCGAACAGTCCGCGGTCGATGAGGACCGTGCGCTGACCCGGCTGATCTGCGACGAGACCGATCGCATCGTCTCGCTGGTCGATCGGATGGAAGTCTTTTCCGACGAACGCCCTGTCGACCGCATGCCGGTCAATATCCATTCGGTGCTCGATCATGTGAAGGCCGTCGCCAAGGCGGGTTTTGCCCGCAACATCCGCGTCACCGAGAGTTACGATCCGTCGCTGCCGGCCGTCTATGCCAATCGCGACCAGCTCGTCCAGGTCTTCCTCAATCTGGTTAAGAACGCCGCCGAAGCGGTCGGCGATCGGCCGGACGGCGAAATCATGCTGACCACGGCCTATCGCCCGGGCATCCGTCTTTCGGTCGCCGGCACGCGCGAAAAGATCTCGTTGCCGCTGGAATTCTGCGTCCACGACAACGGCCCTGGCGTTCCCCTCGATCTGTTGCCGCATCTCTTCGATCCCTTCATCACCACCAAGCCGAACGGCAGCGGCCTCGGCCTGGCGCTCGTCGCCAAGATCATCGGCGATCACGGCGGCATCATCGAATGCGACAGCCAGAACAGCCGCACGACATTCCGCGTTCTCATGCCGGCGTCGAAGGACGCCTCGCTTGAAGACGCCTCTATAGCAAGCTCGACAGGACCTTCTCGATGACAGCCACGATCCTCGTTGCAGATGATGATGCGGCCATCCGGACCGTGCTCAACCAGGCTTTGAGCCGCGCCGGTTATGACGTCCGCATCACCTCCAACGCCGCTACCCTCTGGCGCTGGATTTCGGCAGGCGAGGGCGATCTGGTCGTCACCGATGTGGTGATGCCCGACGAGAACGCCTTCGATCTGCTGCCGCGCATCAAGAAGGCGCGGCCCGACCTGCCGGTCCTCGTCATGAGCGCCCAGAACACCTTCATGACCGCCATCAAGGCCTCGGAGAAAGGCGCTTACGATTATCTGCCGAAGCCCTTCGACCTCACCGAGCTGATCGGCATCATCGGCCGAGCGCTGGCCGAGCCGAAGCGCAAGCCCGCCAAGCTCGAAGACGACATGCAGGACGGCATGCCGCTCGTCGGCCGGTCGGCGGCGATGCAGGAAATCTACCGCGTGCTCGCCCGGCTGATGCAGACGGACCTGACACTGATGATCACCGGCGAATCCGGCACCGGCAAGGAACTCGTCGCCCGCGCGCTGCATGATTACGGCAAGCGCCGCAACGGCCCGTTCGTCGCAATCAACATGGCGGCGATCCCGCGCGACCTGATCGAATCCGAACTCTTTGGCCATGAGAAGGGTGCCTTCACCGGCGCGCAGACCCGCTCGACCGGCCGCTTCGAGCAGGCCGAAGGCGGCACGCTCTTCCTCGACGAGATCGGCGACATGCCGATGGACGCCCAGACGCGGCTCTTACGCGTCCTGCAGCAGGGCGAATACACTACCGTCGGCGGCCGCACGCCGATCCGCACCGACGTGCGCATCGTTGCCGCCACCAACAAGGACCTGAAGCAGGCGATCAACCAGGGCCTCTTCCGCGAAGATCTCTATTACCGCCTCAATGTCGTGCCACTGCGCCTGCCGCCGCTGCGCGACCGCGCCGAGGACATTCCCGATCTGGTGCGCCATTTCATCCAGCAGGCCGAAAAGGAAGGTCTTGGCTCCAAGCGTTTCGATCAGGAAGCGCTCGAACTGATGAAGGCCTATGCCTGGCCGGGCAACGTCCGCGAGCTGGAAAACCTCATCCGCCGCCTGATGGCGCTCTATCCGCAGGAAGTCATCACCCGCGAGATCATCGACGCGGAACTGCGTTCCGACGTGCCCGACAGCCCGATCGACAAGGGGCCGATGCGCAGCGGCTCGATGACGATCGCCCAGGCCGTCGAGGAGAACATGCGCAGCTACTTCGCCGGCTTCGGCGACAATCTGCCGCCGCCCGGCCTCTATGATCGCGTGCTGACAGAAATGGAGTATCCGCTGATCCTCGCCGCCCTGACGGCGACACGCGGCAACCAGATCAAGGCGGCCGATCTTCTCGGTCTCAACCGCAACACCTTGCGCAAGAAGATCAGGGAGCTCGGCGTCTCGGTCTACAGGAGTTCCCGAACCGCCTGAGGTCGCTCGGCGGCGCGATGAAAAGAAGGCGGCGGGCCCTCATGTTTGCCCACCGCCCACCCCTCCCGGCGTCCGCCGCCACGGTCGGGAGGAACGGTGAGCCTATCTGAGCCGGGCCACGGTTTGTATCCAAGCAGACAAACAAAGATGCGGTGTCATTTCACAGTCACATAAGCATTTGTGAGGAGTGGTTTACCGACAGGCGAATGTCATTGAAGTTGCTGCGATCATTGTCGCGGTGCCTGTGGATAGGCTGTGGATATCCGGTGGATGACACGATCAATCAGCGGGCGATAATGTCGCAGATGCCAATCGCATGTTGCCTATCCGTTCCGAATCTCATCATTCTGCCGTTGCAGCTGTCGACCTCCGCCGCAAACGTCGTCGATCGCATGCCACGGGGCGCTCCGACTGATGTCGTGGAGCGCCCTTTTCTTTACGGTCGGGGGCTGACGGAAACTGCGACATCGTGTTTTGGTCAACTTGGCTGGCTGAGCCTCGCATATCGTTGCGCATGCCATAGATTACGCCAATCGGTCGTCGATCGATCGGGCGACGCCGATCCCGGTGACAAACCGGCACATATTCATAATTTGTGGGAGTTGCATGATGGAATATCGACGTTTGGGAAAGTCGGGCCTGCAAGTGAGCGAGTTCTCCTTCGGTTCCTGGGTCACGTTCGGCAAGCAGGTCAATGGAGGCGACGCCGTCGACCTCATGAAGCTTGCCTATGACAACGGGGTGAACTTCTTCGACAATGCCGAGGGATATGAGAGCGGCAAGTCCGAAATCGTTATGGGCGAGGCGCTCAGCAAGCTTGGCTGGAGCCGCGACAGCTTCGTCGTCTCCAGCAAGGTCTTCTGGGGAGGTGAGAGGCCGACGCAGCGCGGCCTGTCGCGCAAACATGTGACGGATGCCTGCCACGCAGCGCTCAAGCGGCTTCAGGTCGACTACCTCGACCTTTATTTCTGCCACCGCCCGGATATCGACACGCCGATCGAGGAAACGGTCCGGGCGATGCACGATCTCGTCACCCAGGGCAAGGTGCTCTATTGGGGCACGTCGGAATGGTCCGCGCAGCAATTGACGGAGGCCTATGCCGTCGCCCGGGATTTGCGCATCACGCCGCCGACCATGGAACAGCCGCAGTACAACATCTTCGAACGTCAGAAGGTCGAATCCGACTATCTGCCGCTCTACGACCTGATCGGCCTTGGCACCACGATCTGGTCACCGCTCGCCTCGGGCGTCCTGACCGGCAAGTACAATAACGGTGTGCCGGCCGACAGCCGTATGAACCTGCCGGGCTATGAATGGCTGAAGGAAAAGTGGTCCAGTGATGCCGGCCGGGCCCAGCTCAAACAAGTTGGCGAGCTGGCAAAGCTCGCCGAGGAGATCGGCCTATCGATCACCCATCTCGCCCTTTTGTGGTGCCTCGCCAACCGGAATGTCTCGACCGTCATTCTTGGAGCCTCGCGCGCCAGCCAGCTGCAGGACAATCTCGCGGCCCTCTCCCACAGACAGAAGATGACGTCTGACGTGCTGGACCGGATCGACACGATCGTCGGCAACAAGCCCGAAGGACCACGTCGCTTCTAGAGAAAACAAACTTCCTCAGCGGGTCAAATTAAGGCTCGTCGAGGGAGGCATGGCTTGACAATGTGACCAGACGCGTTGCATTTTCGCCACAATGCGTTGCTTAAAGGTCACGCAAGGGTTTTGGACATTCGCTCCCGATCGAGTCGTTGCAGCGCTGGCTTTTTAAGCCGGCGTTGCTTGGTTTTCGATCGGATGGCGAGGGCGGCGGGTGCCGTCTGAAGAGAGGCCGAATGACGCAGGATGGGGTATCGCCGGCGGCGGCGGGCGAGACGGTGACGACGGTGACCGACCGCCGCGCCCTTTTTGCCGTACCCGGCCTTGTGCTCGCTGGCGGCGCGCTTCTCTGCGCCACGGCCACGTTGTTCGTGCTGCTCGGCCTGACGCCGATCGCCCCGACCTCGCATGTCGTCATCACCTCGGTGATCGTTAATTCCTTCTTTGTCCTGACGCTGCTCGCCTTGATCGGCCGCGAGGTGGCAAGACTGCTGAAAGCCCGCACCCGCGGCCGTGCGGCGGCCCGCCTGCACATCCGCATCGTCGTGCTCTTCTCGATCGTCGCGATCACGCCGGCGATCCTCGTCGCCATCTTCGCCAGTATCACGCTGAATGCCGGTCTTGACCGCTGGTTTGCCTTGCGCACCCAGTCGATCGTCAGCTCGTCGCGCAATATCGGCCAGGCGTACATGATGGAGAATGCCAGCTATCTGCAGGGGCAGACGGTCTCCATGGCCAACGACCTGGAGCGCAACCGCGCGCTCTATAGCCTCGACAGAACCGGCTTTGCCGATCTGATGACCCGCCAGGCGAGGGGCCGCGGCCTGCTTGGCGCCTTCCTCGTCGAGCGCGACGGCTCGGTGATCGTCCAGGCCGATATCGCCACCGAAAAGCCGCTGCCGGCCATCCCGCAGGACGCGCTGGAAAAGGCGGCTGCCGGCCAGCCGACACTGATCCCGCCGGGCGTCACTAACCTCGTCGGCGCCATTATCAAGCTCGATGCCATCCAGGGCACCTTCCTTTACACGGTACGCGCCGTCGATCCCAAGGTCATGGGCGCCATGCGCATGATGGAGGAGAACGCCACCGAATACCGATCGATGGAGGCCAATCGCTTCTCGCTGCAGGTCGCCTTTGCCGTGCTCTATATCGGCTTCGCGCTAATCGTATTGCTGGCGGCGATCTGGACCGCGATCGCCGTCGCCGACCGCATCGTCCGGCCGATCCGCCTGCTGATCACGGCGGCCGACAGCGTTGCATCGGGCAATATGGATATCGTCGTGCCGGTGCATGCCGTCGACGGCGACGTCGCCAATCTGTCGCGCACCTTCAACAAGATGATCTCGGAAATCCGCACCCAGCGCGACGAGATCCTCGAGGCCAAGGACGAGGTCGACGACCGCCGCCGGTTCATCGAGGCGGTGTTGTCGGGCGTCACTGCCGCCGTCATCGGCGTCGAGCAGGACCGCCGCATCGCCATCGTCAACAGCTCGGCCGAGACGCTGATGTCGCTGTCGGCCGACGAAATGCTCGGAAAGCAGCTGGTCGACATCGCGCCGGAGGTCGATCACGTGCTGACCGAGGCGGCGGTGCGTCATCGCGGCGATTTCCGCAAGCAGATCGCGCTGGTGCGCGGCGGCACGGTGAGGACGCTGAGCGTGCAGGTCACCCGCGAGGAAGTGCGCGACATGAGCGAATCCTACGTGATCACGCTCGACGACATCACCGATCTCGTCATCGCCCAGCGCTCGACCGCCTGGGGCGACGTGGCAAGGCGCATCGCTCATGAGATCAAGAACCCGCTGACGCCGATCCAGCTGTCCGCCGAGCGCATTCAGCGCCGCTACGGCAAGCAGATCGACCCGGGTGACCGGACCGTCTTCGACCAGTGCACGGATACGATCATCCGCCAGGTCGGCGATATCGGCCGCATGGTCGACGAGTTCTCCGCCTTTGCCCGCATGCCCAAGCCGACCAAGGAGCCGAGCGATCTGCGTAATATTCTGCGCGACGCGATCTTCCTGCGCGAGATGGGCAACCATCACGTCACCTTCGAGCAGGATTTCGGCGACCAGCCGCTGGAGGGCCTGTTTGACAGCCGCATGCTCGGCCAGGCTTTCGGAAATCTCATCAAGAATGCCGTCGAATCGATCGAGGCCGTTCCGAGCGACGAGCGGGACGAACGCAAGGTTCTCGTCCGCGCCGCACTCGATACCGGCCGCGACCGCTTCACCGTCGACGTGATCGACAATGGCCGCGGCCTGCCGGTGGAGAACCGCCACAGCATTCTGGAGCCCTATATGACTATGCGCGAGAAGGGCACCGGCCTCGGCCTCGCCATCGTCAAGAAGATCATCGAGGAACATGGCGGGCAGCTCGAGCTGCATGATGCGCCCGCCGATTTTGACCGGGGAAGAGGGGCCATGATCCGCGTGCACCTGCCACGCCTGGATCCGACGCCTGCCGCTCCCGCAGCCAATGACAAGGAAAGCGTTTATGGCCTCTGATATTCTCGTCGTCGACGATGAGCACGATATTCGCGAGATCGTTTCCGGCATTCTCTCGGACGAAGGGCACGAGACGCGCACGGCCCATGATAGCGACAGCGCATTGGCGGCAATTTCCGATCGCGTACCGCGGCTGATCTTCCTCGATATCTGGATGCAGGGCAGCAAGCTCGACGGTCTGTCGCTGCTCGACGAGATCAAGACCCGCCATCCGGAACTGCCCGTGGTGATGATATCAGGCCATGGCAACATCGAGACCGCCGTCTCGGCGATCAAGCGCGGCGCCTTCGATTTTATCGAAAAGCCCTTCAAGGCCGACCGGCTGATCCTGATCGCCGAACGCGCGCTGGAGAATTCCAAGCTGAAGCGCGAGGTCTCCGATCTGAAGCGCCGCACCGGCGACGCGCTGGAGCTGATCGGCACCTCGGTTGCCGTTTCGCAGCTGCGCCAGACGATCGAGAAGGTTGCACCGACCAACAGCCGCATCATGATCCTCGGCGCGTCGGGTTCCGGCAAGGAGCTGGTGGCGCGGATGATCCATAAGAAGTCGGCTCGCGCCAACGGCCCCTTCGTTGCGATCAACGCCGCCAACATCACGCCCGACCGCATGGAAGTGGCGCTGTTCGGCACCGAGGGCACGCCCGGCCAGGCACGCAAGATCGGCGCGCTCGAGGAAGCCCATCGCGGCATCCTCTATCTCGACGAAGTCGGCGAAATGCCGCGCGAGACGCAGAACAAGATCCTGCGCGTGCTGGTCGATCAGCAGTTCGAGCGGGTCGGCGGTTCCAAGCGCGTCAAGGTCGATGTCCGCATCATCTCCTCGACCGCCTACAATCTCGAGAGCCGCATCGCCGAGGGATGGTTCCGCGAAGATCTCTATCACCGCCTCGCTGTCGTGCCGGTGCGTGTGCCGGCACTTGCCGAACGGCGCGAGGACATTCCCTTCCTCGTCGACCAACTGATGCGCCAGATATCCGAGCAGGCCGGCATCCGTCCGCGCCGTATCGGCGACGACGCCATGGCCGTGCTGCAGGCGCATGACTGGCCCGGCAACATCCGCCAGCTGCGCAACAATATCGAGCGGCTGATGATCCTTGCCCGCACCGACGGCCCCGATGCGCCGATCACCGCCGACATGCTGCCGACCGATCTCGGCGACATGCTGCCGAAGGTGTCCGCCAAGAACGACTATCACATCATGACGCTGCCGCTGCGCGAAGCCCGCGAGATGTTCGAGAAGGATTATCTGATCGCCCAGATCAACCGCTTCGGCGGCAATATCTCGCGCACCGCGGAGTTCGTCGGCATGGAGCGTTCGGCGCTGCACCGCAAGCTGAAGTCGCTCGGCGTCTGATCGTTTCCGGCACGGCCGAGGCCGCGCCGCGTCCCTATATTGCTTCCCGGAAGACCAGGTTTCCCATGCCGAGAATTGCCTATGTGAATGGCCGTTACGTCAAGCATTCCGATGCCAGCGTGCATATCGAGGATCGCGGCTACCAGTTCGCCGATGGCGTCTATGAGGTCTGCGAGGTGCGCCACGGCTATATCGTCGACCTCACGCGCCATCTGAACCGTCTCGACCGATCGCTTGGTGAGTTGCGCATCGCCTGGCCGATGGGCAGGGCGGCGCTGACGCAGGTCATTCGCGAGACGCTGCGCCGCAACCATGTCCGCAACGGGCTTTTCTACATGCAGGTGACGCGCGGCGTCGCCCGCCGCGATCATGTCTTCCCGGCCGAGGGAACGCCGCCCTCGCTTGTCATCACCGCCAAGAGCACCGATGCCAGGATCATTGCCGCCAAGAACGCCAACGGCATCAGGGCTATCACCCTTGTCGACAATCGCTGGGACCGCGTCGACATCAAGTCCATCGGCCTGCTGCCGAATGCCATGGCCCGCCAGCAGGCCAAGGAGGCCGGCGCCCAGGAAGCGATCTATGTCGACGGCGACGGCATGGTGAAGGAAGGGGCGGCGACCAATGTCTGGATCGTCGATCCGGACGGAACGCTGGTGACGCGACCGGCCGAATACGGCATTCTGCGCGGCATTACCCGCACCACTCTGATGGATGTCGGGGCCAAGCTGGGGTTGACGATCGCGGAGCGGAATTTCTCCGTTTCGGAGATGCTCGCGGCCCGCGAGGTCTTCCTCACTGCAGCCACAAGCATTTGTTTTCCGGTCGTTTCCGTCGATGGTCAGGCCATTGCCAACGGTCATCCGGGCAGCGTTTCGCAGAAAGTCCGCGAGGCCTTTTTCGACGTTGCGGAAAAGATTGCGATTTGATACCAAGATTTGCTGGACAGGTGGAATGAGGATGCCACCGGTCTTCGCATGGTGAGGTTGATTGATATTCTACCGGCCAGATCAGGTCGGCAATAAAGAAAGAAGCGGCGCGATGGCGGAACGTTCTCAGAATCTTCAGGACTTATTTCTCAATACTGTTCGCAAGCAAAAGATTTCCCTGACAATCTTTCTGATCAACGGCGTGAAACTCACGGGCGTTGTTACGTCTTTTGACAATTTCTGTGTTCTTCTTCGCCGTGACGGCCACTCGCAGCTCGTGTATAAGCATGCGATATCGACGATCATGCCGGGCCAGCCCATGCAGATGTTCGAGAGCGAAGAAGCCGCGTCCTAACAGGATCAGCCGTCATTTCGACACGCGATACCAAGAACGATTCGATCATCCCTGAGGCCGCCAAGCACAGGGACGACATGCGCGCGACCGTCGTCGTGCCGGTTCTGAAATCGCGCAGTCGCGGCGGCCAGAGCGAATCGGCATCGACCCGCACGCCAGAAAGCCGGCTCGAAGAGGCGACGGGCCTTGCCCAGGCGATCGACCTCGATGTCGTCAACGGCTCGATCGTCCCGGTCAACGATCCGAGACCGGCCACACTGCTCGGCACCGGCAAGATCGAGGAGATCAAGGCGCTGCTCGACGAGCGCGATTCCGGTCTCGTCATCGTCGATCATCCGTTGACGCCGGTGCAGCAGCGCAACCTCGAAAAGGAATGGAACGCCAAGGTCATCGACCGGACGGGTCTCATCCTCGAAATCTTCGGCCGCCGCGCCTCCACCAAGGAAGGCACGCTGCAGGTCGACCTCGCCCATCTGAATTATCAGAAGGGCCGCCTGGTCCGAAGCTGGACCCACCTTGAACGCCAGCGCGGCGGTGGCGGCTTCATGGGCGGCCCGGGCGAAACCCAGATCGAAGCCGACCGGCGGATGCTGCAGGACCGCATCATCAAGCTCGAACGCGAGCTGGAGCAAGTTGTGCGCACCCGCCAGCTCCACCGCGCCAAGCGCCGCAAGGTGCCGCACCCGATCGTGGCGTTGGTCGGCTATACCAATGCCGGCAAGTCGACGCTCTTCAACCGCATCACCGGCGCCGGCGTGCTGGCCGAAGACATGCTCTTTGCAACCCTCGACCCGACCCTTCGGCGCATGAAGCTGCCGCACGGCCGCACCGTCATCCTCTCCGACACCGTCGGTTTCATCTCCGACCTGCCGACCCATCTGGTCGCCGCCTTCCGGGCGACGCTGGAAGAGGTGCTGGAAGCCGATCTCATCCTGCATGTCCGCGACATGTCCGATGCCGACAACCAGGCGCAGAGCTCCGACGTGATGCGCATCCTGAACGATCTTGGCATCGACGAGGCCGAAGCCGAAAAACGGCTTATCGAGGTCTGGAACAAGATCGATCGGCTGGAGCCCGAGGTGCACGACACCATGGTGCAGAAATCGGCCGGCGCCAGCAACGTGGTCGCGGTTTCCGCCGTCAGCGGCGAGGGCGTCGACACGCTGATGGAAGAGATCAGCCGGAGACTGTCAGGCGTGATGACCGTGGCAACGATCCGCCTTCCGGTCGACAAGC
The Rhizobium leguminosarum DNA segment above includes these coding regions:
- a CDS encoding sensor histidine kinase NtrY-like gives rise to the protein MTQDGVSPAAAGETVTTVTDRRALFAVPGLVLAGGALLCATATLFVLLGLTPIAPTSHVVITSVIVNSFFVLTLLALIGREVARLLKARTRGRAAARLHIRIVVLFSIVAITPAILVAIFASITLNAGLDRWFALRTQSIVSSSRNIGQAYMMENASYLQGQTVSMANDLERNRALYSLDRTGFADLMTRQARGRGLLGAFLVERDGSVIVQADIATEKPLPAIPQDALEKAAAGQPTLIPPGVTNLVGAIIKLDAIQGTFLYTVRAVDPKVMGAMRMMEENATEYRSMEANRFSLQVAFAVLYIGFALIVLLAAIWTAIAVADRIVRPIRLLITAADSVASGNMDIVVPVHAVDGDVANLSRTFNKMISEIRTQRDEILEAKDEVDDRRRFIEAVLSGVTAAVIGVEQDRRIAIVNSSAETLMSLSADEMLGKQLVDIAPEVDHVLTEAAVRHRGDFRKQIALVRGGTVRTLSVQVTREEVRDMSESYVITLDDITDLVIAQRSTAWGDVARRIAHEIKNPLTPIQLSAERIQRRYGKQIDPGDRTVFDQCTDTIIRQVGDIGRMVDEFSAFARMPKPTKEPSDLRNILRDAIFLREMGNHHVTFEQDFGDQPLEGLFDSRMLGQAFGNLIKNAVESIEAVPSDERDERKVLVRAALDTGRDRFTVDVIDNGRGLPVENRHSILEPYMTMREKGTGLGLAIVKKIIEEHGGQLELHDAPADFDRGRGAMIRVHLPRLDPTPAAPAANDKESVYGL
- a CDS encoding sigma-54-dependent transcriptional regulator, producing MASDILVVDDEHDIREIVSGILSDEGHETRTAHDSDSALAAISDRVPRLIFLDIWMQGSKLDGLSLLDEIKTRHPELPVVMISGHGNIETAVSAIKRGAFDFIEKPFKADRLILIAERALENSKLKREVSDLKRRTGDALELIGTSVAVSQLRQTIEKVAPTNSRIMILGASGSGKELVARMIHKKSARANGPFVAINAANITPDRMEVALFGTEGTPGQARKIGALEEAHRGILYLDEVGEMPRETQNKILRVLVDQQFERVGGSKRVKVDVRIISSTAYNLESRIAEGWFREDLYHRLAVVPVRVPALAERREDIPFLVDQLMRQISEQAGIRPRRIGDDAMAVLQAHDWPGNIRQLRNNIERLMILARTDGPDAPITADMLPTDLGDMLPKVSAKNDYHIMTLPLREAREMFEKDYLIAQINRFGGNISRTAEFVGMERSALHRKLKSLGV
- a CDS encoding D-amino-acid transaminase; protein product: MPRIAYVNGRYVKHSDASVHIEDRGYQFADGVYEVCEVRHGYIVDLTRHLNRLDRSLGELRIAWPMGRAALTQVIRETLRRNHVRNGLFYMQVTRGVARRDHVFPAEGTPPSLVITAKSTDARIIAAKNANGIRAITLVDNRWDRVDIKSIGLLPNAMARQQAKEAGAQEAIYVDGDGMVKEGAATNVWIVDPDGTLVTRPAEYGILRGITRTTLMDVGAKLGLTIAERNFSVSEMLAAREVFLTAATSICFPVVSVDGQAIANGHPGSVSQKVREAFFDVAEKIAI
- the hfq gene encoding RNA chaperone Hfq; the encoded protein is MAERSQNLQDLFLNTVRKQKISLTIFLINGVKLTGVVTSFDNFCVLLRRDGHSQLVYKHAISTIMPGQPMQMFESEEAAS
- the hflX gene encoding GTPase HflX is translated as MRATVVVPVLKSRSRGGQSESASTRTPESRLEEATGLAQAIDLDVVNGSIVPVNDPRPATLLGTGKIEEIKALLDERDSGLVIVDHPLTPVQQRNLEKEWNAKVIDRTGLILEIFGRRASTKEGTLQVDLAHLNYQKGRLVRSWTHLERQRGGGGFMGGPGETQIEADRRMLQDRIIKLERELEQVVRTRQLHRAKRRKVPHPIVALVGYTNAGKSTLFNRITGAGVLAEDMLFATLDPTLRRMKLPHGRTVILSDTVGFISDLPTHLVAAFRATLEEVLEADLILHVRDMSDADNQAQSSDVMRILNDLGIDEAEAEKRLIEVWNKIDRLEPEVHDTMVQKSAGASNVVAVSAVSGEGVDTLMEEISRRLSGVMTVATIRLPVDKLALLPWLYDHAIVDSREDNEDGTITLDLRLSETEATELERRIGNGQKSSKEDWER